A genome region from Methylobacterium sp. FF17 includes the following:
- a CDS encoding MFS transporter, whose amino-acid sequence MASLAMLAASAAAGVASILMLPLQREFGWDIGAVSSAVSVRWLLFGVAGLLAAPLVDACGLRRVVLSALALIAAGLLASLAMTRTWHLILLWGVFVGVGSGLLSVTLGMMVATRWFSERRGLVIGALGGAATMGQLIMLPPLAALVETCGWRGCILAICGLVVLAAAAVSALVPERPEDIGLRPFGTRANPASAAGPVPLRDMASTFHETARSGVFWSLFGTFAVCGASTGGLIQAHLVPLCADYAVVPGQATGVLALIGLLAFAGTSISGWLSDRFDAGWLLFWFYGLRGLSLVALSFSEISFAGLSLFALLYGLDWTATVPPTARLVVARFGPQRAGLVFGWVFTGHQLGGAVAAFGAGAARIGLGSYLPALLVTGSLCLMASAAILSLSTRLAPTAAEANDGP is encoded by the coding sequence GTGGCGTCCCTCGCCATGCTCGCGGCATCGGCCGCCGCCGGAGTCGCGAGCATCCTGATGCTGCCCCTGCAGCGCGAGTTCGGCTGGGACATCGGCGCCGTCTCCTCCGCGGTCTCGGTTCGATGGCTCCTGTTCGGCGTCGCAGGCTTGCTGGCGGCACCATTGGTCGATGCTTGCGGCCTGCGCCGCGTGGTGCTGTCCGCCCTAGCACTGATCGCCGCCGGGCTCCTTGCATCGCTTGCGATGACGCGCACATGGCACCTCATCCTCCTCTGGGGCGTATTCGTCGGGGTCGGAAGCGGCCTCCTCTCGGTGACGCTCGGGATGATGGTGGCGACGCGTTGGTTTTCGGAGCGACGAGGCCTCGTCATCGGGGCCCTCGGCGGCGCCGCGACCATGGGGCAGTTGATCATGCTTCCGCCGCTCGCCGCGCTCGTTGAGACGTGCGGGTGGAGGGGATGCATCCTGGCCATATGCGGGCTGGTCGTGCTTGCAGCCGCAGCGGTCTCCGCGTTGGTGCCCGAGCGTCCCGAGGATATCGGGCTCCGGCCATTCGGCACGCGGGCGAACCCGGCGTCCGCCGCCGGCCCCGTACCTCTCCGCGACATGGCCTCGACATTCCACGAGACAGCGCGGTCGGGGGTGTTCTGGAGCTTGTTCGGCACGTTCGCCGTCTGCGGGGCGAGCACCGGTGGCCTGATCCAGGCCCACCTCGTCCCGCTCTGCGCTGACTATGCGGTCGTCCCCGGCCAAGCGACCGGTGTCCTCGCGCTGATAGGCCTGCTCGCCTTCGCCGGCACATCCATCTCCGGGTGGCTCTCCGACCGGTTCGACGCCGGCTGGCTGCTCTTTTGGTTCTATGGCCTACGCGGACTCTCCCTCGTCGCCCTGTCGTTCAGCGAGATCTCGTTCGCCGGCCTATCGCTTTTCGCCCTGCTCTACGGCCTGGACTGGACCGCGACCGTGCCGCCAACGGCAAGGCTCGTGGTCGCGCGCTTCGGCCCGCAACGGGCGGGCCTCGTATTCGGATGGGTATTCACCGGACACCAGCTCGGGGGTGCGGTGGCGGCCTTCGGGGCGGGTGCCGCGCGCATCGGGCTCGGGAGCTACCTACCCGCCCTCCTGGTCACCGGTTCCCTCTGCCTGATGGCCTCCGCAGCCATCCTGTCCCTGTCGACGAGGCTCGCTCCGACCGCGGCCGAGGCGAACGATGGACCTTGA
- a CDS encoding toll/interleukin-1 receptor domain-containing protein, which produces MLPLCSEWERRLAKVFVSHKQEDSQRASLIATRLRMGCLDVYIDVIDAQLMKSGPDLADYIRMRLDECSQLLAVISPIARAS; this is translated from the coding sequence ATGTTGCCATTATGTTCCGAATGGGAGCGCAGGTTGGCGAAGGTATTCGTCTCTCACAAGCAGGAAGACTCTCAGCGCGCTTCACTAATTGCCACTCGTCTCCGGATGGGCTGCCTGGACGTATATATCGACGTCATCGACGCTCAGTTGATGAAGAGCGGACCCGATTTGGCAGATTATATACGGATGCGCCTCGACGAATGCTCGCAGCTACTCGCGGTGATCAGCCCTATCGCTCGGGCGTCGTAG
- a CDS encoding IS3 family transposase (programmed frameshift): MTKRTPPYSPEVRARAVRMVLDHQGEHASQWAAINSIAAKIGCSGETLRNWIRQSERDTGQRGGPSTDERERIKALERENRELRQANEILRKASAYFCHGGARPPVADMIAFIDDHRAVYGVEPICRVLPIAPSTYHAHAARRADPGKLPARARSDAALMVEIRRVFEANFRVYGVRKVWRQLGRDGIVVARCTVARLMRAMGLKGVVRGKTVRTTIPDPAAVYPLDRVNRQFKAPRPNALWVSDFTYVATWSGFVYVAFVIDVFARRIVGWRVSRTAHAAFVLDALEQALHERRPHQGGGLVHHSDRGSQYLSIRYTERLAQAGVEPSVGSVGDSYDNALAETINGLFKAELIHRRGPWRSFEAVEFATLEWVDWFNTRRLLEPIGNIPPAEAEARYYAQAEVQTLAA; this comes from the exons ATGACGAAGCGAACCCCACCCTATTCCCCCGAGGTCCGTGCCCGCGCGGTGCGGATGGTCCTTGATCATCAGGGCGAGCATGCCTCGCAATGGGCGGCGATCAATTCGATCGCGGCCAAGATCGGCTGTTCGGGCGAGACGCTCCGGAACTGGATCCGGCAGTCCGAGCGGGACACGGGACAGCGGGGCGGCCCGAGCACGGACGAGCGCGAGCGGATCAAAGCGCTGGAGCGCGAGAACCGTGAACTGCGCCAAGCCAACGAGATCCTGAGGAAGGCGTCGGCGTATT TTTGCCATGGCGGAGCTCGACCGCCGGTCGCGGACATGATCGCGTTCATCGACGACCATCGGGCCGTCTATGGGGTCGAGCCGATCTGCAGGGTGCTGCCGATCGCCCCGTCGACGTACCATGCCCATGCCGCGCGGCGTGCCGATCCCGGCAAGCTGCCTGCACGGGCCAGGAGCGATGCGGCGCTGATGGTCGAGATCCGGCGCGTGTTCGAGGCGAACTTCCGCGTCTACGGCGTGCGCAAGGTCTGGCGGCAGCTCGGCCGGGACGGGATCGTGGTGGCTCGGTGCACCGTGGCGCGGCTGATGCGGGCGATGGGACTGAAGGGTGTCGTGCGGGGCAAGACAGTCCGGACGACGATCCCCGATCCGGCCGCGGTGTACCCGCTCGACCGGGTCAACCGACAGTTCAAGGCACCGCGGCCCAACGCCCTGTGGGTCAGCGATTTCACCTACGTCGCGACCTGGTCTGGCTTCGTCTATGTGGCCTTCGTCATCGACGTCTTCGCCCGCCGCATCGTCGGCTGGCGGGTCTCCCGAACCGCCCATGCCGCCTTCGTGCTCGACGCTTTGGAGCAGGCCCTGCACGAGCGCCGTCCCCACCAGGGTGGTGGGCTCGTGCACCATAGCGATAGGGGCTCGCAATACCTGTCGATCCGCTACACCGAGCGGCTCGCCCAGGCCGGTGTCGAGCCTTCCGTCGGCAGCGTCGGCGACAGCTACGACAATGCCCTCGCCGAGACGATCAACGGGCTGTTCAAAGCCGAACTGATCCATCGGCGTGGACCATGGCGGTCGTTCGAGGCCGTCGAGTTCGCCACCCTCGAATGGGTCGACTGGTTCAACACCCGTCGTCTGCTCGAACCGATCGGGAATATCCCTCCCGCCGAGGCTGAAGCGCGCTACTATGCCCAGGCCGAGGTGCAAACCTTGGCAGCCTGA
- the ccoS gene encoding cbb3-type cytochrome oxidase assembly protein CcoS: MNVLLLVIPLALALGGLGLLAFLWALGSGQYEDIEGAEYRVLDED; encoded by the coding sequence ATGAACGTCCTCCTCCTCGTCATCCCCCTTGCCCTCGCGCTCGGAGGGCTCGGCCTGCTTGCATTCCTTTGGGCGCTCGGTTCCGGCCAGTACGAGGACATCGAGGGCGCCGAGTACCGAGTGCTCGACGAGGATTGA
- the tnpC gene encoding IS66 family transposase — translation MGRIDLERLSREELIELVLRLQRPAKTSRTSSKPPATDRKERREQSKPGGAKPGHEGHSRVMSDDPDTVIDHRPDRCSCCGGDLHTALPTEVVGVSERIELPEVVPVVTQHRRLAVHCPTCGTRVAAAVPEAARGTPFGPRLHAVATYLKTFQALSYARLQAALSDLFGLTLSQGGLMNLLQRAQRRFRSGRDEAVSTLRRAAVVASDETGVRIEGSNAYHWVFHSVDAVVHTASPTRGAIVVREMMDGHRPAVWISDRYTAQQGHAAAHQTCLAHLARDVAYAVDTSDDPVPWRLQLWLQSVFALAERATDLAASTLAAKRRSLDRQLGAILATPSHCDLTRDLQAKIGRARHQLLVFLAHPSAVEPTNNGSERLLRPSVIQRKVTNGYRAMWAAEGEAAIRTVVDTARLTGSSPFGTILKTVGA, via the coding sequence ATGGGTCGCATCGATCTTGAGCGGTTGAGCCGCGAGGAGCTGATCGAGCTGGTGCTGCGATTGCAGCGCCCTGCGAAGACCTCGCGCACCTCGTCGAAGCCTCCCGCGACGGACCGCAAGGAGCGGCGGGAGCAATCCAAGCCTGGCGGCGCCAAGCCTGGTCACGAAGGTCATAGCCGGGTGATGAGTGACGATCCCGATACGGTGATCGATCATCGTCCCGATCGGTGCTCATGCTGCGGCGGCGACCTGCACACCGCTCTTCCGACAGAGGTCGTCGGCGTTTCCGAGCGGATCGAACTTCCGGAGGTTGTTCCGGTGGTGACGCAGCATCGGCGACTGGCCGTGCATTGCCCGACCTGCGGGACGCGGGTGGCCGCAGCCGTGCCGGAGGCGGCGCGGGGAACACCCTTCGGCCCGCGGCTGCATGCTGTGGCGACGTATCTCAAGACCTTCCAGGCGCTGTCCTACGCGCGGTTGCAGGCGGCGCTCTCCGACCTCTTCGGGCTCACGCTCAGCCAGGGCGGGCTGATGAACTTGCTCCAGCGCGCGCAGAGGCGCTTCCGCTCCGGTCGCGACGAGGCTGTCTCGACCCTGCGTCGGGCCGCGGTGGTCGCCTCGGATGAGACCGGCGTGCGCATCGAGGGCAGTAACGCCTACCATTGGGTCTTCCACTCAGTCGACGCGGTGGTGCACACGGCCTCGCCGACGCGGGGGGCCATCGTGGTTCGGGAGATGATGGACGGCCACCGGCCCGCGGTGTGGATCTCGGACCGCTACACCGCCCAGCAGGGACACGCGGCCGCGCACCAGACCTGCCTCGCCCATCTCGCCCGCGATGTCGCCTACGCTGTCGACACCAGCGACGATCCTGTCCCCTGGCGCCTGCAGCTCTGGCTCCAATCCGTGTTCGCCCTGGCCGAGCGCGCCACCGATCTGGCCGCCTCGACGCTGGCCGCTAAACGCCGGAGCCTGGATCGGCAACTGGGCGCCATCCTCGCCACGCCGAGCCACTGCGACTTGACCCGCGACCTGCAGGCCAAGATCGGTCGGGCTCGCCATCAGCTCCTCGTCTTCCTGGCCCATCCCAGCGCGGTCGAACCGACCAACAACGGCTCCGAGCGGCTGCTGCGCCCATCCGTGATCCAGCGAAAGGTCACCAACGGCTACCGCGCGATGTGGGCCGCCGAGGGCGAAGCCGCCATCCGCACCGTCGTCGATACCGCACGCCTCACAGGCAGCAGCCCCTTCGGCACCATCCTCAAAACCGTCGGCGCCTGA